The Argonema galeatum A003/A1 DNA window ATTCGATATGCCCCAGACTACCATTTCCGATCGCGTAAATGGCATACAAGCTCTAGCCTGGGGAGCCCATGCGCCGATGATCGATCGCGCATCTGAACCCAAAGGACTACTTTCTGAATTGATCGAGAAATACGGAGACCACCCAGCCGATACATTTCACCATAACGATCGCTCAGATTGGTACAATCCAAGCTCCGTAGCTAAACTGAAGCGCGACCTTGAGGTTGGACTTGAGCGTCGCACAGCTATTACTAAAGACTTACTGAGCCGGGAACAGTGGGATCTGTTTCTGACAGCTATTGGTGAAACCCACACCGCACAGCATTACTTCTGGCATCTCAGTCAACCGGATCACCCCCTTTATAAGCAGACAGCTTCTGCTGACCGCGATCCGATGCTCGAATACTTTGAAGCCGTGGACGAGTCTCTGGGAGAGATGTTAGCCGAAGCTCCAGAGAATGCTTACGTAATCGTATTTTCAGCCCACGGTCAGGGTGCCAACTCAGCCGACTTACTGAGTATGGTTGTATTACCCGAATTTCTCTATCGGTTTAGCTTCCCTGGCAAATCCTTGCTGAAGTCGCAAGAGATGGGAATGACACCACCACCGCCACTAACTCCTAAAAATCCCAAAGATAGCTGGTACAAACTGCTCCACAACCTGAAAAATGACCCAGATCCAATGGCAACATTTTTAAGGTCTGTAGAGCCAAAGATTCCCGGTCGCTTCAGACCGTACCTGACCAAATTCTACAAGAAATGGGCCAAACTGACAGGTTCTCCCCAAACAGAATTGTTTAGCTGGCATCCATCCAAGTGGTATCAACCATATTGGCCGCAGATGAAAGCATTTTACATTCCCGGTTTCTCCGATGGCTATATCCGCATCAACCTGCAAGGAAGAGAATCTCAGGGTATTGTTTCCCCTGCTGAATACAATGCTGTCTGCGATGAGTTGATCGAACAGTTGCATCAACTCACCGATGCCAGAACTGGGAAGCCGATCGTTAAAAAAGTTGTCCGTACTCGTCAAAAACCCACAGACAACGATCCCAAACTACCAGATTCAGACCTAGTAGTAGTCTGGGAAGACTTTGCTGTGGACGTGGTAGACAGCCCCAAATACGATCGCATTGGGCCGATCTATTTCAATCGCACCGGCGCTCACCGTCCAAGAGGATTTTGGACTATCAAAGGGCCTGGAATTGAGGCCGGTTCCACCTTGGCCGAAGGACACGCAGTAGATTTAGCTCCCACTATTCTGGAACTCATGGATGCGCCTATTCCCGAATACATGGATGGCAAACCTTTACTGTCTACAAAAGTGTTTGCCTAATTGAATTAAAATCAACCACCAAGAAACCGGGGCTTGTTGAGAAAAATGCGACTCACAAGCCCCTTAAAGAGAAAAATATTGCCCGTCAAGTTGAATTGAAAGAACTCTTGACCTATGAAAACCATCCAAGCAGTTGCTCGTTATTTTCCAGAAAGTTGTGGAGGAATTCATATTCATCTAAGTGAAATTCTTCCAGTGCTAGAAGCTATGGGAGTAGAGAGCAAGATAGCTGCATCTCAAGATGATCCTAAAGAAAACTTTTACACATACAACGGAGTAGAAGTTTATCGGTATCCTGTATCCCCCACGCCAAAACCAGAACCAAATCATGGGCCTTCTCCCCACGGTGGTTTCGAGCATTTCGCTCGTTGGCTAAAAGCGCAAAAAGCAGACATCTACCATCAGCATCAGTGGACTCCCAAGTGCGGTTTGCCTCATCTTCGTTTAGCCAAAGAATTAGGGATGGGGACAGCTGTGTCGGTAAGATTGCCTCAACCGATTTGCCAACGCCAAACCCTAATGCTGGACGGAAAAGAAGCTTGCGACGGCAAGATCGATCCCGTGCGCTGTAGCTATTGTTGCGGTGTTTCGCGAAGCATACCGCCTTCAGTTATCGAAACTTTGAGTCGTATACCCGTGCCTGCAAGCCAAATAGCAGGAGGACTTATGCGGCGTTTGAGTAAAACGCCAGCGCCTATCAGTGCAAGTGCAGATGCTTTCCTTAGCCCTTTTACTACACCTGCTTATGTGGCTGCTCGTCTAGAAGGCTTACAAGAAATGGCGAAATTTGCCGATCGCATTGTTGTTATGTCTGAATGGGTTGGCAAAGCTTTGACGATTAATGGCATACCTAAAGAAAAACTTTTCTTGTTGAGACACGGGATTGCTGAATCTTTTGCCGAGGCTTACAAACAAACAGTTTTGCAGCCCAAAAAGCCAGGAGAACCCCTAAGAGTTGGTTTCTTAGGTCGCTGGGATCAAACTAAGGGAATTCATATCATTGTAGAAGCAGTAAAATCCCTACCGCCTAATGTGCCGATCGAATTAATTATTCATGGCGTTGCTAGCAACGAGGAATATCGAGAACAAGTTCTATCTCGCATTGGTGACGATCCCCGCATCCGAGTTGCCAAACAATTAAAACGCTCAGAATTAGGCTCGGCATTGTCAGGTTTTGATGTCTTGACCGTACCGTCGCAATGGTTAGAAACGGGGCCAGTAGTAGTATTGGAAGGCCATGCTTATCGCGTTCCCGTAGTAGGTTCTAATCTAGGGGGAATTGCTGAAAAAGTGAAGCACGGCGTGGATGGATTGTTAGTGCCTGCCAGCGATGTAAAAGCCTGGGCTGACGCTTTTGCCAAGCTAGCTTTAGAGCCAGATTTTTTGGATAAACTTCGCCAAGGCATTCAGCCTGTTCGGACTATAAGTATGGAGGCGGCAGATTCAGTAACACTCTATCAGAGTATTTTGGCAGAGCAGCCTGAATCAGCAGCTTACGAGCTTTCTGCAAGTTTACAGTTACAGCCACTTTAGAACAGCAACGGTAGTCAACGTAGCCAGGTAGTTTTTTATTATCGACCCCAGTCAAGGTGCAACATTATGAATACTAAACAGTCTCCATCTACTTCACGACGTTTCTACTGGAAAGAACCTTTAATCACCACATTAGTGGGCTGGATACCGCTCAAACCAGGTAGAGTATTACGAAGTTTTTTATACCGTTTAATTTTGGGGCGGCTAGGTAATTCGGTACAAATTGAACCCGGCGTTGAATTTGTTAATGCCGATTGTGTCGAAATTGGCAATGGGACTAAGATCGATCGCTACGTTCGTCTAAGAAATGTGGGACGAGATAGCAAAATTTGCGTTGGCAATTGGGTCCGCCTCAATCGTGCCGCTGATATCAAACTTCATTCGGGTGGCAGCGGTTATATCGAGATTGGCGATTACACATCTATTGGCCCCTATACCTGTATGACGGGTCGCCATATCAAAATTGGTAAGTACTGTCTGATTGCTCCGCACGTAGGAATTTTTGCCAACAATCATGTTTTCACCGATCCAACAGTGCCGATCGTACAGCAAGGACACACCTATAAGGGAATTGTGATTGAGGATGATTGTTGGCTGGGGAGTGGTGTAAAAGTACTAGATGGGGTCACAATTGGTCGGGGCAGTGTGATTGGATCTGGAGCAGTCGTAAATAAAGATATTCCTCCTTATTCAATTGCGGTTGGTGTGCCTGCTAAGGTGATCTCTAAGCGAGATGGAGCTCCTAGCAACTCCGTAAAAAGTGAACCTTGTCAATGCGACAGTATTGATATACAATCCCAGAGAGGCTATCTGGAAAAATTAATCTGATAGAGGTGGCTGGGTGGAGTCTGTAGGACACAGGAAGATCGATCGCATCCCCACCCAGTCCTTCAGTCAGCAACTCACACAACCGATGCTCGCGATGACCTTGGCGTAAATCTTGAGCGTTTGACTATGATAAATTCACTTTTTTCGGCTTTTAGAAAAATAGATAAAAGCTCATCCCAAGATGAGATAAATTCTGTAATCAAACCTCAAAACTTTGAAGAAAAGGTAGTTTGGTATTACATAACTGGAACCTATGTGTTGTACTTGCTGGGGGCGCAGCATATATTAGCTTTTATAATGGCTTGGTTCCTAGCGATATACCTGTGCAAAAAACTCTGGGATCAGACGGACGACACTCCCGTTGAAGAAAAAATTACTATTCCCTTGGGAGTATGGGTATGGATTATTTGTATGTTATTGATGGAAGTAGCTTTAATTGGGAGCCATCTAGATTATAATCTAGATCTTGCTCGTGTGATTAGGTCAACCATTAACTTTTTTATCAGGACATGGGCTCTTTTTGCCTTATTTCCTCTTATTGGTTGCCTCAAGATCCGACCACAATTAATTTACCGAGCTGCCTGTATTCTTTGCCTACAAACTTTAATTTTATTTCCAATTTGCCAGATGGCAAGTATAGTACATTTACCTTCATCCATATATACTTCTCCACTACAGAAAATAGGAGGCGTTGGTGCCGAGTATTACAGGGTATTACTCTACGGTATTGATGGTGAAACTCATAAACCCCGCCTATATTTATTTGCACCTTGGGCTCCCGCATTAGGACTGGTAGGCGATATCTATTTTTTTCTTACCTGTCAAGAATCCAACAAAAAGTGGCGATGGATTGGCATGATTGGTGCTGCTGCAATGGTTGTGGGGGCAGATTCACGGTTAGGTACATTATGTCTGCTCATTCTTCCATTCCTAATATTGCTTTTAGTGAACTTTAGTCGCCCCAGCGTACAAATCGGCACAGGAGTAGTTAGTTTCTTATCCGGTCTTTTCGGTCTTCAGATAATCACTTGGGTTAAAGACTTCAAAACACAATTCGACGGTCAACGAGCTGGATCTTCACAAGTTAGAGATATCTTGGGTCGCATCGCTTTGTACCGTTGGTGGACAGAAGCACCCATCTGGGGTCATGGGCTTGTTGAGCCGAAAGGTCCCCCAGTTACGACCCGCAAGCCAATTGGCTCTCACCATACCTGGTTTGGTCTTCTGTTCACTAGCGGGGTAGTAGGTTTTATCGCATTTGCAGTTCCCTTGTTCTGGAGTTTTATAGAGCTTCTTATCAAAGCCCAGAAAAACAAAACCGCCCAGGTAGGGTTAGGTGTAGTTTTAGTTTTATTCTTCTTCTCTTTTGCTGAAAATTTAGAGGCTCTGATCTACATCTATTGGCCTGGTTTGGTGATAATGGGCATTGCCTTTAAAGAAAAATTTCCCAAAAATATCCTCTTCTAAATATCCAGCAATCAAAAAAATAGCCCCATTTCCTTTATATGGGTCTTTCGGAATTATTATGCTAATGTTTACAATGAACATTTTGTAGGGGCACGGCATCATCAATATGTTGGTCGTACCAAGATTTTAATTAGCTGTGCTACTACAACAGCATATTTGATCCGAAAGAACCCTTTATATAAACTTTATAATTAAGTAAAGTAATCACGTTAATTTAAAGATTAAGTAAAGTTATATTATAACCGCTTGCGGTGTTTATACGTATTGATTAATATGGTTCATAAGTTACGCCATTGCTTTAGTTTTACCATCGTTATTTACCGCTAACATTCACTAAACGTTGCCATTCAAAAAATAATTCAACAGTATCGAGGGGAGTATCTATGCCAGTTATATCTGTTATCATTCCTGCTTACAATGCTGAGAAAACGATCTTAGAAACAATCCAATCCCTACAAAAACAAACTTTCACAGATTTTGAAATAATTGTCATTAATGACGGTTCGACTGACGGAACGGTGGAACTACTCAATGCAATTGAAGATTCACGAGTTAAGGTTTTTTCTTATGAAAACGGTGGACTACCAGTAGCTCGCAACCGTGGAATCGATCGCGCTACGGGAGAGTATATTACCTTCGTCGATGCAGATGACTTGTGGACACCAGATAAATTAGAGCTACAGTTAACAGCTTTGCGGCAACATCCCGAAGCAGGAATTGCTTATAGCTGGACTGCTTTTATAAACGAAAACAGTGAATTTTTATATGCGTGGGAACCACTATATTATGAGGGTAATGTTTACCCTAAATTATTAATCAGAAACTTTATTTCCAGCGGCTCAAATATTATGGGTCGTAGGGAATTTATTGAAGCAGCAGGCAGGTTCGATCCTACCCTTAAATCTGCTGAAGATTGGGACTATTACATAAGGCTAGCGGCTCTGTGTCCTTTTGTTTTGGTTCCTAAATATCAAATTCTTTACCGTCGCTCCTCACAATCAATGACATCCAAAGTGGATGTGATGGAAAAATATGGTCTCACGGTAATTGAAAGAGCATTTCAAGAAGCGCCACCAGAGCTACAATTTCTTAAAAATCAGAGCCTAGCTTATCAGTATCGATTCCTGACGCAGCTATCCATAGCTCACGTCCTCGACGATAAAGGGGTTAGGCAGGCTATTCAAAAACTACAAAAGGCAATCCAGTGTTATCCAAAGATTTTGCTTGACCGCCAGACTATGCGTTTAGTATTGAAATTAGGATTGATGCGACTACTTCCCTATAAGTTGTCGAGCAACTTTACGCAATTTATTGGTAAAATATTTCCAGCTTCTTCGACGAAAAATTTAAGGTTAGGCAATCAAGACGTAATATAGTCTTTGTAGCAAGTAGAACCGACTCTTAGGACAGTTTTGTTACGGCCAGCATACTATTCAAGGTGCAACTGTGAACTTAAACAAAAGGTTGGCTAAACCGATCGCTAAGCTCAAAAGTAAGCTTAATAGCGATTTTATTCGCAATCTTGGCTGGTTGGGCGGTGCAGAATTAATTAATCGCGTCTTTCGCTTACTAACAACTGTCATTTTGGCTCGCTGTTTAACCCCTTATGACTATGGGTTAGTAGCTCTGGTTTTGACAGTTTATGAATTTACACAAGTATTAACTAGAATCGGTATTGCCGGTAAGGTAATCCAGGCTGATAAAGAAAAACTCGAATCCATATGCAACGGTGCATACTGGTTAAATTGGGTAGTTTGTTTTGGTGTATTTGTTATTCAGTGCGTAGCTGCTTTTCCGGTAGCTTGGTTTTATCATGACAATCGACTTATTATGCCAATTTGTCTGATGGGAACTGTTTATTTGATTACGCCCATAGGCAGGATACAAGCCGCACTTATACAGAGAGAAAATAGACTCAAAATTACAGCAATTAGTGGCACTGTTCAACTTGCAGTCGGGAATATTTTAACGGCAGTATTTGCGCTTTTAGGCATGGGAATGTGGGCAATTATACTGCCAAGAATTATCGCTGCTCCTCTTGACGCGATCGTATGTATATATAATCATCCTTGGCGTCGAACTAAAGGCTTTACTACAGAGCGATGGTGGGAAATTTTTAAGTTTGGTGTCAATTTTATTGGGATTGGAATGTTAGCAACTTTGAGAAACAATTTGGATTATTTAATAGTTGGTCGTTTTTTAGGAGTTAAGGAACTGGGAATATATTTCTTTGCGTTCAATGCAGGTTTAGGAATTAGTTTAAGCGTCATCCAATCTATTACCGTAGCATTGTATCCTCACTTATGTGCAGTACGCTCAAATTGGGTAGAATTCAAGAAACGGTATTTTAGCGGTCTCAAAACAATTGGCTCGATTATTATACCCTTGGTTTTGTTGCAATCTAGCTTGGCTCCGTTATACGTGCCAATTGTTTTTGGTCAAAAATGGATAGTGGCAATTCCAATCCTAATTTTGATTTGCTTATCAGCAATACCTCGTCCTTTTTTCCTGGCTGCTACTAACCTTTTGGCAGCGATCGACAAGCCTAACTTAAGCTTACAGGGAAATCTGTTATTTACTGTAATTTTTGCTATTGGACTGCTCATCGGAGTGCGTTGGCAAGCGATCGGGGTTGCTATATCTGTTTTAGTAACTCATATGCTTGTGCTGCCTTTGATTACAATTTGGGCTACTCGATACGTCTTTGGTTCAAATAGAGGTGAACCAGTTAAAGAGATTAACTGATCTGTTACTTTTTGAGAAGGGTGGATATTTATGCAAAAGGTTTCTGTCGTTATTCCGGTCTATGGAGTCGAAAAGTATATAGCGGCTACAGTACAGTCGGTTCTGGAGCAAACTTATAAAAACTTTGAACTCCTGCTAATTGATGATGGTTCTCCCGATCGCAGCGTAGAAATTTGTCAGCAATTCACCGACCCCAGGATTAAAATGATTCGTCAGCAGAATCGAGGAGTATCAGCCGCTAGAAATACTGGCATTCGCCACGCTCAAGGCAAGTATGTGGCCTTTCTAGATGGGGATGACCTCTGGTTACCGGAAAAACTAGAAAAGCACGTTGCTCATCTAGAAAATTCACCAAACGTAGGAATTAGCTTTAGCCGCTCTGCTTTCATTGATGAAACAGACAAGCCTTTAAATCTCTACCAAATGCCTAAACTTAAGGAGATTACTCCGGCTCAGATATTCTGCCGGAATCCGATTGGTAATGGTTCTGCTCCGGTGATTCGGCAAGAGGTTTTTGAAGCAATTAAGTTTCAAAATAATGCTTCAAGTGCAGAGCAATGTTATTTTGATGAGCAATTGCGCCATTTTGAAGATGTGGAATGCTGGCTGCGGATTGCTCTTAAAACTAACTGGCAAGTAGAGGGAATTCCTGAAGCTCTAACACTATACAGAGTAAATTTGCAGGGAGCTTCAACTAACGTAAATAAGCAGTTGGAAGATTTGGAAAAGGTAATTGAAAAAACCCGCTCCTACGCTCCGGAACTGGTAAATCAGTGTGCAAATCGAGCTAGAGCTTACGAGTTGCGGTTTTTAGCTCGGAGGGTTGTCAGTCTGCGAGACGGCGCTTCGGCTGTGAAATTTGCTCATCGTGCCTTAGCTACTTACTGGCGCATTGTTTTAGAGGAACCGCGCCGTACATTTTTGACTTTGGCAGCTGCTTATTCTCTGTGGCTTTTACCCCAGTCTTTGTACCGCCAACTTGAGGATATTGCTTTAAAGATTACGGGCGCTGCTCAAAAGCGTCGTATTCTTCAAGATCAGCCAAGATAAGTTAAATCAGAATTTGACTCCCAGCTAAAGATGAGACTGTAACGGCAACCGAGTTGGTAACTAGCATGAAAAAAGTGTCTGTCATTGTTCCGACTTACAAAGTAGAAAAATATATCGCTGCTGCGGTACAGTCGGTTTTAGAGCAAACTTATCAAAATTTTGAAGTGCTGATTATTGATGATGAGTCTCCCGATCGCAGCGTCGAAATTTGTCAGCAATTAACAGATTCCAGAATTAGAATCATTCGGCAAAAAAATCGCGGACTGGCTGGGGCTAGAAATACTGGTATTCGTCACGCTCAAGGTGAATATTTAGCATTTCTAGATGGGGACGATGTTTGGTTACCAGAAATGCTGGAAAAGAATGTCGCTCATCTTGACAATTCGCAAGATGTGGGTGTTAGCTTTAACCGTTCTGCTTTTATGGATGAAGCGGGAAAAGATTTAGGCACTTATACGATGCCCCAACTCACAGATATTGACGTGCCTTGTTTACTTCGCGGTAGTCCAATTGGGAATGGTTCGGCGGCGGTGATTCGGCGGGATGTGTTTGAAGCAATTCGATTTGAAGATAATCTTTACGGTACTGTAGAGGATTTTTATTTCGACGATCGCTTTCGCCAGTCAGAAGATATAGAATGTTGGCTACGTATCGCGATCCAGACATCTTGGAAAATTGAGGGAATTCCCGACGTTATGACTCTCTACCGGGTAAATTCCGGAGGTCTTTCAGCTAATTTTGTCAAACAGTTCGAGTCTTGGGAAAAGGTATTTGAAAAGACTCGCTCGTATGCTCCAGAACTGGTTGCTAAGTGGGAAAATATGGCTAGAGCATACCAGCTACGTTATTTAGCCAGAAGTGCTGTGCGTATGCAGGCAGGTGAAGCATCTGTACAACTGATTAATCGAGCTTTGTCTACCTACTGGCGCATCTTGCTGGAAGAACCAAAACGGACTATTTTTACCTGGGTATCGGCTTATTTGCTTTGGCTTTTGCCCCAATCTGTTTATTCCCAAATTGATACTTTCGCCTCTAAAATGAGAGGAAGTACTCAAAAACGCCAGATTCTACAAGAGCAGTCTGGTCAGTCGGTATGAACCGCCTAAATCGTATAGTTCTAATTGCTATTATTTCCCTGCTTGCTGTTATAGCATTTCAGCAAATCAAAAGTGTCAGCGTCATTAACTCTGCCTTTGAACGGGCAGAGTTAGCTATTTTTGATATTCAGAAAACAACTGCATCGACCGGGTGGAATAATGTATCCCTGGGAGGAGGTGGCTATGTTACGGGTATCTACCTCCATCCTTTACAAAAAGACCTTGTTTATATCAAAACCGATGTCGGTGGTTTCTATCGTTGGAATCCACGAGAGCAAAGCTGGGTTCCGATAACTGACCATTTTCCGCTTTCCCAACGCCGTTACTATGGGGGAGAAGCACTAGCTTTCGATCCGAAAGATCCGAAGATTGTTTATATTGCGGCAGGTTCCTACGTTTGGGATCGGCCTGGAACAATTTTTAAGTCAACTAATCAAGGTGCAACTTGGACTAAGTTAAACCTTGACTTGCCAATGGGAGGCAACCAAAATAAACGATGGATGGGAGAAAGATTAGTTGTCAATCCGTTTAATTCAAATCTGATTTTCTTCGGCTCGCGGCAAGATGGACTGTGGAAGTCATCAAACGCTGGTAGAAGTTGGACTAAAGTTAATTCTTTTCCCGGAACAGCTAAAAAGGATATTGGAATTACAGCGGTTTTGTTCGATAGACAGGTGTCTGGCTTAGTTTATGCGATCGCCTATGGAGATGGGATATATAAATCCACCGATACGGGTGTCACCTGGAGCAAAGTAGAGGGAAGTCCGCAGTGGCCGAGGCGTATGGCTACAAGCCGCAACGGTACGCTGTACGCGACGAGTGCTAAGGGACCAGGGGTCAGCAAGTATGCAAACGGGGTTTGGAGCAACATCACGCCGAACAACTCTCAAGCCGTTTTTAATGCGTTGAGTGTCAACCCAGCGAATCCCGATGAGTTAGTAGTTGCGCTGGGAGAAACGCCATCTACGAAAATCTACCAATCTTTGGATGGGGGAAGTACGTGGACGCAGATGAAACGCTCCATGAACAACACCGTTCCTTGGTGGACGAAGATTATGCGATCGCAGGCGTGGATATCTGCGATCGAGTTTGACCCGAAAGTTGCAGGCAGGATTTGGCTGACGGACTGGTACGGGATATGGCGCACAGACGATATCAAGGCAAATCCAGTCGTCTGGACTAACTATCAAAAAGGACATGAAGAAATAGTCACATTTGCTTTAGTTTCACCTCCAAAGGGGCCACTGTTACTGAGCGGTATGGCCGATGTAGACGGTTTTTACCATAACAATGGATTGGATGCCTACCCGTCCAAAACATTCAGCGACAACGGGCCTGATTTTCAAGATACTTACAGCATTGCCTACAACGATCGCGATCCATCGCGAATAGTGCGTGTCGGCGGTAAACGGTGGAACAATACTTATTCTGGAGCAACTTCGGCTGACGGCGGTCTGACGTGGCAGAAGTTTGCGTCATTTCCAGCGAACAAAATGCCGATGCGGGTAGCCATGTCGGCAACAAACCCAAATGTCTTCGTTGTGAGTATCAGTAGCGGTCAGGCTGTACGTACAGACGATGGGGGTGCCACTTGGAGCGATGTGTCAGGCTTGCCTAAAGGCCCCAAAGGCCCGTGGAACTGGTCTCAGTCGCTGGCGGCGGACACAGTGGATGGCAACACATTTTATTACTATGCGGGTGGGAAAGTTTATCGCAGTACTGATGGAGGAGTTTCTTTTGAAACTGTGAATGCCTCACTTCCCCGTGAGAGTTGGCACTCGCTCAAAACTGTGTCGGGAGTCAAAGGTGAAGTTTGGCTGAGTCTGGATACGAAGGGACTTCACCGCTCTACAGATGGTGGTAAGACGTTCTCCCAAATTGCTGGGGTAGAGAGAGCTTACCTGTTTGCGTTTGGGAAACCGCAGCGGGGAAGCAAGATTCCTGCACTGTATCTGTATGGGAAAATTGCCGGTATAGGTGAGGGAATTTTCCGTTCTCTAGACCGAGGAAGGACATGGACAAGTATAGGCGATCGCTCCAAGCCGATCGGTAATAACCCCCAAGTGATGGAAGCCAGCAAACAGGAGTTCGGATTGGTTTTCATTGGCACTGGTGGGAGGGGAATTTATTACCGAGCTTTGTAGTAGAAGTAGACGAGGAAATAAATAGCGATCGCGCCTCATCCTTTAAGCTTTTCCACCTTGCTAACGTTTTCCTTCGCCCTCTTTTTCTAAAAACTCTTTAATCCTCTGCTTATAAAACTTCTGATACTCAGCAAAGTTATCTTTCTCGACCCTAATGCCAAAATTTGACGGTTTTCCTTGAATAATCTTACTAACATTATCCTGAATTTCTGGATAATAATGGCTACCATCGTATGTGTTTTTAGCCTCTGTTGTCACGGCTGAAGGCACTGAAAAATCATACATCACGTCATAAATTTTAGAGAGTTGATGGATCGAACTCAAGTAACAATCTATCAACCCACGAGAATAAACTTCATTAGCTACATTCCAAGCTGACACAGGAGGAACATATCCAATAAACTCAGCATTAGGAAATACCTGTCTCAATTGCTCATATACTTTCACCTTAGAAGCATCACAAATACCCGGTTTTTGGCGATCGTAAAATTCCGGCTCAAATGTTGGGGGATTTTCAACAACCTCACTCTCGAAATTTTTATTATTATAATATCTTGGATCTGGAGACATTCCCAGCATTGTTCTAGCCGAAAACAACAAAACCTCTAATGAGAAGTAAGCCTGATATACAGGTTGAGGATCTATTTTTCCAACCCCTGAAATTGGAGGAGTTAATTTATCAAAGTTGAAGGAATCCACCCCCACATAAACTTTTTTAGGATTGAGCCCTTTTGACTTGGCGTATTTGGCATACTCTACAAACTCTTCAATTCTTCCTGCACTGAATGAATAATTAAAACAACGATGATCTTTGAATGAAGAAGCTCTCAATAGAGTTACTCTAGAGCTACCCAAGATTAAGCAATCATAGTTTTGAGCTTTGCTCTGCAATAAAAAGTTTGTTTTTGAAACGCGCTCGTTAAATGAAAAGTTTCTTCCAGTCAGACGATTTCCTTTTCCATACCAAAGCGGATCGATCGTCCAGTTAATTAATCCTGCAAACAATAAGATTATAGCTGACAACGGCAAATATGTTATTAAGTAATTTTTGTACATTTCTGCAATTCCCGATCTAATGTTTACAAAAAAAACTGATGTCACAGCAAAAGTGTTAAATTACCCCATTAACTAAAACTATCATTGTGACTGT harbors:
- a CDS encoding glycosyltransferase family 2 protein; amino-acid sequence: MQKVSVVIPVYGVEKYIAATVQSVLEQTYKNFELLLIDDGSPDRSVEICQQFTDPRIKMIRQQNRGVSAARNTGIRHAQGKYVAFLDGDDLWLPEKLEKHVAHLENSPNVGISFSRSAFIDETDKPLNLYQMPKLKEITPAQIFCRNPIGNGSAPVIRQEVFEAIKFQNNASSAEQCYFDEQLRHFEDVECWLRIALKTNWQVEGIPEALTLYRVNLQGASTNVNKQLEDLEKVIEKTRSYAPELVNQCANRARAYELRFLARRVVSLRDGASAVKFAHRALATYWRIVLEEPRRTFLTLAAAYSLWLLPQSLYRQLEDIALKITGAAQKRRILQDQPR
- a CDS encoding glycosyltransferase family 2 protein, translating into MKKVSVIVPTYKVEKYIAAAVQSVLEQTYQNFEVLIIDDESPDRSVEICQQLTDSRIRIIRQKNRGLAGARNTGIRHAQGEYLAFLDGDDVWLPEMLEKNVAHLDNSQDVGVSFNRSAFMDEAGKDLGTYTMPQLTDIDVPCLLRGSPIGNGSAAVIRRDVFEAIRFEDNLYGTVEDFYFDDRFRQSEDIECWLRIAIQTSWKIEGIPDVMTLYRVNSGGLSANFVKQFESWEKVFEKTRSYAPELVAKWENMARAYQLRYLARSAVRMQAGEASVQLINRALSTYWRILLEEPKRTIFTWVSAYLLWLLPQSVYSQIDTFASKMRGSTQKRQILQEQSGQSV